In Niallia sp. FSL W8-0635, one genomic interval encodes:
- the ypeB gene encoding germination protein YpeB, with protein MLRGILIGVLTLGIAGVAYWGYQEHKEKNAVLLNAENSYQRAFHDLTYQVDLLHDQIGTTLAMNSQESLSPALAEVWRITSEAHSDVGQLPLTLLPFNKTEEFLSNIGDFSYRTAVRDLNSKPLSDDEYKKLKKLYTEAADIQDELRNVQHLVLENNLRWMDVEMALATNKQLDNTIIDGLKTVEDKVEGYQETSFGVTNVNMEKKDENFQHLKGKTISEKEAEKIAKEFAEFKNPVDVKVTENGEGANYGFYSVTLKEKGSDKEANMDITKKGGYPIWSIVSREVKEDKISLNEANNHAVKFLKDHKFKNLALFESMQYENIGVFNFVTEVDGVKIYPDSIKMKVALDNGNIIGFAAEDYLMANTERKIKDPVISKQDALKKINKQVNIMDDGLAIILNDLNEEVLCYEFIGTLGEDTYRIYINADNGTEEKVEKLKNAEPVYEEVV; from the coding sequence ATGTTAAGAGGAATATTAATAGGAGTATTAACACTCGGTATCGCAGGGGTAGCCTATTGGGGCTATCAGGAGCATAAAGAAAAAAATGCTGTTCTATTAAATGCGGAGAATAGCTATCAAAGGGCTTTCCATGATTTAACGTATCAAGTCGATTTGCTTCATGATCAGATTGGTACAACTTTAGCGATGAACTCTCAAGAGTCCCTTTCTCCTGCATTGGCAGAAGTATGGAGAATTACATCGGAAGCTCATTCAGATGTAGGTCAGTTACCGTTAACATTGCTTCCTTTTAATAAAACAGAAGAGTTTCTATCGAATATAGGAGATTTTAGTTATCGTACAGCAGTAAGAGACTTAAATTCGAAACCATTATCAGATGATGAGTATAAGAAATTGAAAAAATTGTATACAGAAGCAGCAGACATCCAAGATGAATTACGTAACGTTCAGCATTTAGTACTTGAAAATAATCTTCGTTGGATGGATGTGGAGATGGCATTGGCCACCAATAAACAATTAGATAACACCATTATTGATGGTTTAAAAACGGTAGAAGATAAAGTAGAAGGTTATCAGGAAACAAGTTTTGGTGTGACAAATGTTAATATGGAAAAGAAAGATGAAAATTTCCAACATTTAAAGGGTAAGACGATTTCTGAAAAAGAAGCAGAAAAAATTGCAAAGGAATTTGCTGAATTTAAAAATCCAGTTGATGTGAAAGTTACAGAAAATGGAGAAGGAGCAAATTATGGCTTTTACAGTGTTACATTAAAAGAAAAGGGAAGCGACAAAGAAGCAAACATGGATATTACAAAAAAAGGTGGATATCCAATATGGTCTATCGTTTCCCGAGAGGTTAAAGAAGATAAAATTAGCTTGAATGAAGCAAATAATCATGCTGTGAAATTTTTAAAAGATCACAAATTTAAAAATTTAGCATTATTCGAAAGTATGCAGTATGAAAATATAGGTGTGTTTAATTTTGTCACAGAAGTCGATGGTGTAAAAATATATCCAGATAGTATTAAAATGAAAGTAGCATTAGATAACGGAAATATCATCGGATTTGCAGCTGAGGATTACTTAATGGCAAATACAGAAAGAAAAATTAAGGATCCTGTGATTTCCAAACAAGATGCATTAAAGAAAATCAACAAACAGGTTAATATTATGGATGATGGTTTAGCAATCATCCTAAATGATCTGAACGAAGAGGTTTTATGTTATGAGTTTATCGGGACATTAGGAGAAGATACTTATCGGATATATATTAATGCGGATAATGGCACGGAGGAAAAGGTAGAAAAATTAAAGAATGCTGAGCCTGTATATGAAGAAGTAGTCTAA
- the sleB gene encoding spore cortex-lytic enzyme: MNKKFLLTKIAVILFVMVELLVFPFHEQKVHAFSEQVIQHGAVGEDVIELQARLQYVGYYNGKIDGVFDWQTYWALRHFQYEFGLPIDGLAGSKTKEKLARATKYNEQFVKEQINRGKKFSHYGGVDLEKQKTPSSTNKSTTKKQAKKSSDKTAKKSSNKTAKKPKSTQKSSSKTAKKPSNNTAKKQVGTQKNTNNSGQSTQNNNTAGNQNNNGASAEGGSAAGNNSAPTPQNTANSNGGENTTGKEATAANVPNGFSQNDIQLMANAVYGEARGEPYVGQVAVAAVILNRVNSATFPNTVSGVIFEPRAFTAVADGQIWLTPNERAKEAVLDAINGWDPTGHALYYFNPDTATSAWIWGRPQIKQIGKHIFCK, from the coding sequence ATGAATAAAAAGTTTTTACTCACAAAAATTGCGGTCATTCTTTTTGTTATGGTAGAACTACTAGTATTCCCTTTTCATGAACAAAAAGTGCATGCTTTCTCTGAACAAGTTATTCAGCATGGCGCAGTAGGGGAGGACGTTATTGAATTACAAGCTAGACTGCAATACGTAGGTTATTATAATGGAAAGATTGATGGTGTTTTTGATTGGCAAACGTATTGGGCATTAAGGCACTTTCAATATGAATTTGGATTGCCGATTGATGGTTTAGCAGGCTCTAAAACGAAAGAAAAGCTAGCTCGCGCAACCAAATACAATGAACAATTTGTAAAAGAACAAATAAATCGTGGGAAAAAGTTTTCTCATTATGGTGGAGTTGATTTAGAGAAACAAAAGACTCCTTCTTCTACTAATAAAAGTACAACAAAAAAACAAGCGAAAAAATCAAGTGATAAGACAGCGAAAAAATCAAGTAATAAAACAGCAAAAAAACCAAAATCAACACAAAAATCAAGCAGTAAAACAGCAAAAAAACCAAGCAATAATACAGCGAAGAAGCAAGTTGGAACACAAAAAAATACAAATAATAGCGGACAATCAACCCAAAATAATAATACAGCTGGAAATCAGAACAATAACGGGGCAAGTGCTGAGGGAGGTTCCGCAGCAGGTAATAATAGCGCTCCAACACCACAAAATACAGCTAATAGTAATGGTGGTGAAAATACTACTGGGAAAGAAGCAACAGCAGCAAATGTTCCAAACGGGTTTTCACAAAATGATATTCAATTAATGGCTAATGCTGTATATGGTGAGGCAAGAGGTGAGCCATATGTAGGACAAGTAGCTGTTGCGGCAGTTATTCTAAACAGAGTTAATAGTGCTACATTCCCAAATACAGTCTCTGGTGTTATTTTTGAACCACGTGCTTTTACAGCGGTTGCTGATGGACAAATATGGCTTACTCCAAATGAAAGAGCGAAAGAAGCCGTGTTAGATGCTATAAATGGATGGGATCCTACTGGGCATGCTTTGTATTACTTTAATCCAGATACAGCAACTAGCGCATGGATTTGGGGTCGACCACAAATTAAACAAATAGGCAAGCATATATTCTGTAAATAG
- the prsW gene encoding glutamic-type intramembrane protease PrsW, with protein sequence MLAIFSAGIAPGLALLSYFYLKDQYDSEPISQVMRTFITGALLVFPIMFIQYVLQTENVIPEGIWSALITTSLLEEFFKWFILFYTAVKHADFDEPYDGIVYGVAVSLGFATMENILYLVANGLEYAIGRALLPVSSHALFGVIMGYYFGKGKFIVPRGKWLVYSLLVPFLLHAVYDYIISMEKNWLIIITPFMLYLWWLGLRKVKSARELSKEPIQKMTGTSM encoded by the coding sequence ATGTTGGCGATTTTTTCAGCCGGAATAGCGCCTGGTTTAGCATTATTAAGTTATTTCTATTTAAAGGATCAATATGATTCAGAACCAATTTCGCAAGTGATGCGTACTTTTATCACTGGCGCACTTCTAGTTTTTCCAATCATGTTTATTCAATATGTGCTACAAACAGAGAATGTCATTCCAGAAGGGATTTGGAGCGCATTAATTACTACCAGTTTATTAGAAGAATTTTTTAAATGGTTTATCCTTTTTTATACAGCAGTAAAACATGCTGATTTTGACGAACCTTATGATGGTATAGTATATGGAGTTGCCGTTTCATTAGGTTTTGCTACCATGGAAAATATCCTTTACTTAGTCGCGAATGGACTAGAATATGCTATAGGAAGGGCGTTGCTTCCTGTTTCAAGTCACGCCCTTTTTGGGGTAATTATGGGTTATTATTTTGGGAAGGGTAAATTCATTGTGCCTAGAGGAAAATGGCTCGTGTACTCCCTTCTTGTTCCTTTCCTCCTTCATGCTGTGTATGATTATATTATTTCTATGGAAAAAAACTGGCTGATTATTATTACTCCATTTATGCTGTATTTATGGTGGTTAGGACTTAGAAAAGTAAAGAGTGCTAGAGAATTAAGTAAGGAACCAATTCAAAAAATGACAGGTACTTCTATGTAA
- a CDS encoding YpdA family putative bacillithiol disulfide reductase, with amino-acid sequence MIREEAIIIGAGPCGLAAAIALKEININPLIIEKGNVVNAIHGYPTHQTFFSTSEKLEIGEVAFLTEQYKPNRNQALVYYREVVKRKKLRINAYEEVLEVQKTEGMEFIVHTKKADYIVPYIVVATGYYDHPNYMNVPGEELEKVMHYFKEAHPYFNHNVTVIGGKNSSVDAAIELVKAGANVTVLYRGSEYSSSIKPWILPEFESLVRREVIKMEFQANVVEIKEATLVYEVNGELHEIENDFVFAMTGYHPDHDFLKNMGVRIEKETGRPVFDPETMETNVKGIFIAGVIAAGNDANEIFIENGKFHGAQIAKAISEKNR; translated from the coding sequence TTGATAAGAGAAGAAGCAATTATAATTGGTGCTGGTCCATGTGGTCTGGCAGCGGCAATCGCTTTAAAGGAAATAAATATAAATCCACTAATTATTGAAAAAGGAAATGTCGTAAATGCTATACATGGTTATCCGACGCATCAGACATTTTTCAGTACAAGTGAGAAGCTGGAGATTGGAGAAGTAGCTTTTTTAACAGAACAATATAAGCCCAATCGTAACCAGGCATTAGTATATTACCGAGAAGTTGTTAAAAGAAAAAAACTGAGAATTAATGCATACGAAGAGGTACTAGAGGTTCAGAAAACAGAAGGAATGGAGTTTATTGTTCATACGAAAAAAGCAGATTATATAGTTCCTTATATTGTAGTTGCGACTGGATATTATGACCATCCTAATTATATGAATGTTCCAGGTGAAGAGTTGGAAAAGGTAATGCATTATTTTAAAGAGGCACATCCTTATTTCAATCATAATGTAACTGTTATAGGTGGGAAAAATTCAAGTGTGGATGCTGCAATTGAACTTGTGAAAGCTGGCGCAAACGTAACCGTTTTATACAGAGGTAGTGAATATTCTTCAAGCATAAAGCCTTGGATATTACCAGAGTTTGAATCATTAGTGCGAAGAGAAGTAATAAAAATGGAATTTCAAGCAAATGTGGTTGAAATAAAAGAAGCTACGCTTGTATATGAAGTAAATGGTGAGCTTCATGAGATAGAAAATGATTTTGTGTTTGCGATGACTGGATATCACCCTGACCATGATTTCTTAAAAAACATGGGTGTTAGAATTGAGAAAGAAACAGGGAGACCTGTATTTGACCCGGAAACAATGGAAACGAATGTGAAGGGGATATTTATTGCTGGGGTAATTGCAGCTGGGAATGATGCAAATGAAATCTTCATCGAAAATGGCAAATTTCACGGTGCACAAATAGCGAAAGCTATCTCAGAAAAAAATAGATAG
- a CDS encoding Glu/Leu/Phe/Val family dehydrogenase, whose translation MVANKSNEKNHVEEQHDVLKSTQTVIHKALNKLGYSDEVYELLKEPIRMMTVKIPVRMDDGTVKIFTGYRAQHNDAVGPTKGGIRFHPNVTETEVKALSIWMSLKCGIVDLPYGGGKGGIVCDPRDMSFRELERLSRGYVRAISQIVGPTKDIPAPDVFTNSQIMAWMMDEYSRIDEFNSPGFITGKPLVLGGSQGRETATAKGVTICIREAAKRRGISIEGARVVVQGFGNAGSFLAKFMHDAGAKIIGISDAYGALHDPEGLDIDYLLDRRDSFGTVTNLFNNTITNKELLELDCDILVPAAIENQITEQNAHNIKASIVVEAANGPTTLEATRILTERGILLVPDVLASAGGVTVSYFEWVQNNQGYYWTEEEVEERLEKVMSISFKNIYDTAEVRRVDMRLAAYMVGVRKMAEASRFRGWI comes from the coding sequence ATGGTAGCCAACAAATCAAATGAGAAGAATCATGTAGAAGAGCAACACGATGTTTTGAAGTCAACACAAACAGTAATTCATAAAGCTTTAAACAAACTCGGGTATTCAGATGAAGTTTATGAATTATTAAAAGAGCCGATTCGAATGATGACAGTTAAAATCCCTGTGAGAATGGATGATGGAACTGTAAAAATCTTCACAGGCTACCGTGCTCAGCATAACGATGCTGTTGGACCAACAAAGGGTGGTATTCGTTTTCATCCCAATGTTACTGAAACAGAAGTGAAAGCACTATCTATTTGGATGAGTTTGAAATGTGGAATTGTAGATCTTCCATATGGTGGAGGAAAAGGTGGAATAGTCTGTGATCCTCGAGATATGTCCTTTAGAGAATTAGAACGGTTAAGCAGGGGCTATGTACGTGCAATAAGTCAAATTGTTGGTCCAACTAAAGATATCCCTGCTCCAGATGTTTTTACTAATTCACAGATTATGGCATGGATGATGGACGAGTATAGCCGTATTGATGAATTTAACTCACCTGGCTTTATTACAGGTAAACCACTTGTATTAGGTGGGTCACAAGGAAGAGAAACTGCTACTGCAAAAGGTGTAACAATTTGTATACGTGAAGCTGCAAAAAGAAGAGGCATTTCTATTGAAGGAGCGCGAGTTGTCGTTCAAGGATTTGGAAATGCAGGTAGCTTTTTGGCTAAATTTATGCATGACGCAGGGGCAAAGATAATTGGTATTTCTGATGCATATGGAGCCTTGCATGATCCAGAAGGATTGGATATTGATTATTTATTAGATAGAAGAGATAGTTTTGGCACTGTTACTAACTTATTTAATAACACAATTACAAATAAAGAATTATTGGAATTAGATTGTGATATTTTAGTTCCTGCTGCTATTGAAAACCAGATAACAGAACAAAATGCTCATAATATTAAAGCAAGTATTGTAGTGGAGGCTGCGAACGGACCAACTACGTTAGAAGCTACCCGTATTCTAACAGAGAGAGGAATCTTATTAGTTCCTGATGTTTTAGCTTCAGCTGGTGGAGTAACTGTTTCTTATTTTGAATGGGTTCAAAATAATCAAGGATACTACTGGACAGAAGAAGAAGTGGAAGAAAGGCTAGAAAAAGTGATGAGCATATCCTTTAAAAACATCTATGATACTGCCGAAGTACGTCGTGTAGATATGAGATTGGCGGCATACATGGTTGGAGTTAGAAAAATGGCGGAAGCATCTAGATTCCGTGGTTGGATATAA
- a CDS encoding adaptor protein MecA produces the protein MRLERLNSNRIKIHLTTDDLYERGLTKEDIWKDSIKWQYFFHEMLEEANDLFDMEIHGSVAVEIFSMKAQGMVMILTISESDQDAEEILSEGFLEMQVTVEETVDILYEFTDLEDVINVAKQLVQNNFNGGSLYNLNDRYYLCFVDISTYKEEQIIAILSEFGDLSLKSIYIIEEYGNTIKKENAIETLVHYF, from the coding sequence ATGCGTTTGGAGAGATTAAATAGCAATAGAATTAAAATCCATCTGACCACCGATGATTTGTATGAACGTGGATTGACAAAGGAAGATATATGGAAAGACTCGATAAAATGGCAGTATTTTTTTCATGAAATGCTTGAAGAAGCAAATGATTTGTTTGACATGGAGATACATGGATCGGTAGCTGTTGAAATATTTTCAATGAAAGCTCAAGGTATGGTAATGATCTTAACGATAAGTGAAAGCGACCAAGATGCAGAAGAAATCCTGTCAGAAGGATTTTTAGAAATGCAAGTAACAGTAGAGGAAACAGTGGATATATTATATGAATTCACAGATTTAGAGGACGTCATAAATGTCGCGAAGCAATTGGTACAGAATAATTTTAATGGTGGTTCTTTATATAATTTAAATGATAGGTATTATTTATGTTTTGTCGATATTTCTACTTATAAAGAAGAACAAATTATTGCTATTTTAAGCGAGTTTGGGGATTTGAGTTTAAAGAGTATATATATTATTGAAGAATATGGAAATACGATAAAAAAAGAAAATGCAATTGAGACATTAGTACATTATTTTTGA
- a CDS encoding metallophosphoesterase translates to MVFFFAVFILLILFSIALILHMKNIANENHVKYEIFYFPNFPSSLQDITLFFISDIHRRAIDDSIFTEAMDVAEMVIIGGDLLEKGVKLEKTRENLRKLKQIGPVYFVWGNNDYEIERDVLEALLVEEGIVLLNNEAINFPSPNGESWSLIGIEDYSLEYDDLEKALEYAEETNFKLLVSHNPKIMEKLEAENQISLVLSGHTHGGQIRLFGFGPYELGGTKVIGNTTLFVSNGYGTTNIPLRLGAKPETHIIRIQHKSDAEN, encoded by the coding sequence ATGGTTTTTTTCTTTGCTGTTTTTATTTTACTTATTTTATTTAGTATTGCATTGATTTTACATATGAAAAATATTGCAAATGAAAATCACGTGAAATATGAAATATTCTACTTTCCTAATTTTCCTTCCTCCCTGCAAGATATTACGCTTTTTTTTATTTCAGATATACATCGAAGAGCAATAGATGATTCCATTTTTACAGAGGCTATGGACGTAGCAGAAATGGTAATAATAGGGGGAGACCTTTTAGAAAAGGGAGTGAAATTAGAGAAAACTCGAGAAAATCTTCGGAAGTTAAAACAAATTGGCCCTGTTTATTTTGTTTGGGGGAATAATGATTATGAAATAGAGCGTGATGTGTTAGAAGCCTTGTTAGTAGAAGAGGGAATCGTTCTATTGAATAATGAGGCAATTAATTTTCCTTCACCAAATGGAGAGAGCTGGTCTTTAATAGGCATTGAAGATTATTCATTAGAGTATGATGATTTAGAAAAAGCGCTAGAATACGCAGAGGAAACTAATTTTAAATTATTAGTTAGTCATAATCCGAAAATAATGGAAAAACTAGAAGCAGAAAATCAGATTTCCTTAGTGTTGAGTGGTCACACTCATGGCGGTCAGATTAGGCTATTTGGTTTCGGTCCATATGAATTAGGTGGAACAAAGGTTATTGGAAATACTACTTTATTTGTTAGTAATGGATATGGCACAACAAATATTCCTTTGAGATTAGGTGCAAAGCCTGAAACTCATATTATCAGAATACAACATAAAAGTGATGCAGAAAATTAA
- a CDS encoding spore coat associated protein CotJA, with amino-acid sequence MPSFYKEYQPYISPFDPCPPIKTKVYSTPPNLYLGFQPPHLPQFSPMEALKAGTLWKTFYDPYYSPYEKKR; translated from the coding sequence ATGCCTTCATTCTACAAAGAATATCAACCCTATATTAGTCCCTTTGACCCTTGTCCACCGATAAAAACAAAAGTATATTCTACACCACCTAATTTATATCTAGGTTTTCAACCACCTCATCTTCCCCAGTTTAGTCCAATGGAAGCATTAAAAGCTGGTACCTTATGGAAAACCTTTTACGACCCTTACTACAGTCCATATGAAAAAAAGAGATAA
- a CDS encoding spore coat protein CotJB, whose amino-acid sequence MKQLPPEYYQLLEQLQAIDFVLVELTLYLDTHHHDQDAINQFNHYVKEREKFKKLYESKYGPLLQYGNSPSGSPWDWDSAPWPWQV is encoded by the coding sequence ATGAAGCAACTTCCACCCGAATACTATCAACTATTAGAACAGCTCCAAGCAATTGACTTCGTTCTCGTCGAACTTACCTTATATTTAGATACCCATCATCATGATCAAGATGCCATTAATCAATTTAACCATTATGTAAAAGAACGAGAAAAATTCAAAAAGTTATATGAAAGCAAATACGGTCCTTTATTGCAATATGGAAATAGCCCATCTGGTTCACCATGGGATTGGGATTCTGCCCCATGGCCTTGGCAAGTATAA
- a CDS encoding manganese catalase family protein, producing the protein MWLYEKKLQYPVKVSTCNPMLAKFLIEQYGGADGELAAALRYLNQRYSIPDRVIGLLTDIGTEEFAHLEMIATMIYKLTKDATPDQLKAAGLGDHYVNHDHALFYHDAAGNPWTATYIQAKGDPIADLYEDIAAEEKARATYQWIINMSDDPDLNDSLRFLREREIVHSQRFREAVEIIKEDRQQRKIF; encoded by the coding sequence ATGTGGTTATATGAAAAAAAATTACAATACCCTGTTAAAGTGAGTACCTGTAATCCAATGCTTGCAAAATTTTTAATTGAACAATATGGAGGTGCGGATGGAGAGCTTGCAGCAGCATTACGATACTTAAATCAAAGGTATTCAATACCTGATCGTGTAATTGGATTATTAACAGACATAGGAACAGAAGAGTTCGCCCATTTGGAAATGATTGCAACTATGATATATAAATTGACGAAAGATGCCACACCAGATCAATTAAAAGCTGCTGGTCTTGGTGATCACTATGTTAATCATGATCATGCTTTATTTTATCATGATGCTGCGGGCAATCCTTGGACCGCAACGTATATACAAGCAAAAGGGGATCCAATTGCGGATCTTTATGAGGATATTGCAGCAGAGGAAAAAGCTAGAGCAACTTACCAATGGATTATCAACATGAGTGATGACCCAGATTTAAATGATAGCCTACGTTTTCTAAGAGAGCGAGAGATTGTACATTCCCAACGATTTAGAGAGGCAGTCGAAATTATCAAAGAGGATCGACAGCAGCGAAAGATTTTTTAA
- a CDS encoding DUF2663 family protein, giving the protein MEPSIFPENYLLDGTTKKVLLKIIEKKQKFDKLKNRHLIMMWFTIFSAFCYFLWLYKHIAIPYSHSFAAMFSVYVEESMNLYILLFIIGAFGYMNLMRQKRDKAEKEFHDLRCEFIDKSKDLFGHSETWNSRHEIYNKIKDSYDINLFHQAK; this is encoded by the coding sequence TTGGAACCCTCAATCTTCCCTGAAAACTATTTGTTAGATGGAACAACTAAAAAAGTTTTGCTAAAAATAATCGAGAAAAAGCAAAAGTTTGATAAGTTAAAAAATCGACATTTAATTATGATGTGGTTTACCATCTTTTCAGCCTTTTGTTATTTTCTTTGGCTGTATAAACATATTGCTATCCCTTATTCTCATTCGTTTGCAGCCATGTTTTCGGTATATGTAGAAGAAAGTATGAATCTATATATCCTTTTATTTATAATTGGAGCATTTGGTTATATGAATCTAATGAGACAAAAAAGGGATAAAGCAGAAAAAGAATTTCATGATTTGCGCTGTGAATTCATTGATAAAAGCAAGGATTTATTTGGGCATAGTGAGACTTGGAATAGCAGACATGAAATTTATAATAAAATCAAGGATTCCTATGATATTAATTTATTCCATCAAGCAAAATAA
- a CDS encoding LysM peptidoglycan-binding domain-containing protein, translated as MKKEDPYRVQAELQKQRLKKVIKEEEKEEEQVESSLPSRSTVHKNKNKNKKIKVPIISLLAFLFVLLPVLLLLINSLLNGKDFSNLLTTENTSGLFENVNIQKENASYNESKRANQEEQEEIVIQNSTTEEETIADDNVREKALDEEEDKSKEEMSESEKPTNNVQKKEEPKEEPKEEEAEVNQQINPDEKIVYHTVAKGETLYRIALKYFPSGDGIAKIKSANNMTTDQVQLGQTLKIVLEP; from the coding sequence ATGAAAAAAGAGGATCCATATAGGGTTCAAGCAGAATTACAAAAACAACGACTTAAGAAAGTGATAAAGGAAGAGGAAAAAGAGGAGGAACAAGTTGAGTCTTCATTACCTTCAAGAAGCACCGTTCATAAAAATAAAAATAAAAATAAAAAGATAAAAGTACCGATTATTAGTTTATTAGCGTTTTTATTTGTGTTACTACCAGTCTTGCTATTATTAATAAATAGTTTATTAAATGGGAAAGATTTTTCGAATCTTTTAACAACAGAAAATACTTCTGGACTATTTGAGAATGTTAATATTCAAAAAGAAAATGCATCATATAATGAATCCAAACGTGCTAATCAGGAAGAACAAGAAGAAATCGTAATACAAAATAGCACAACGGAAGAAGAAACTATAGCGGATGATAATGTAAGGGAAAAAGCTTTAGACGAAGAGGAGGATAAATCCAAAGAGGAAATGTCTGAATCGGAGAAGCCAACAAATAATGTACAGAAAAAAGAAGAACCAAAAGAAGAACCAAAAGAAGAAGAGGCTGAAGTTAATCAACAAATAAATCCTGATGAGAAGATAGTGTATCACACTGTAGCAAAGGGAGAAACTTTATATCGAATTGCTTTAAAATATTTTCCTAGCGGAGATGGGATAGCTAAAATTAAATCTGCGAATAATATGACAACAGATCAGGTTCAATTGGGGCAAACTTTAAAAATTGTACTAGAACCATAA
- a CDS encoding type II CAAX endopeptidase family protein, producing MNKAKYTELINQLTDRELLKNVYITQIILLIVAFTLHLIIFQSNPPITKLFKYDLSDFIIGIIAGITVVIMDIWLMNRYSTHYHDDGGVNKRIFQNRHPFHIAFIALIVAFSEEMLFRGVLQTNLGLLLSCLLFAILHYRYLFNPILFVNVVVVSIVIGVLFEVTENLWVTVIMHFFIDFLLGCIIRFKLFHKQTSTSK from the coding sequence ATGAATAAAGCAAAATATACGGAGTTAATCAACCAATTAACAGACCGCGAGCTATTAAAAAATGTATATATCACGCAAATTATCCTATTAATTGTAGCGTTCACTTTACATTTAATCATTTTTCAATCGAATCCTCCGATAACAAAGTTATTTAAGTATGATTTGTCGGATTTTATAATTGGTATTATAGCAGGGATAACCGTAGTAATAATGGATATTTGGCTGATGAATCGTTATTCTACTCATTACCATGATGATGGAGGCGTGAACAAGCGGATTTTTCAAAATAGACATCCTTTTCATATTGCGTTCATAGCTTTAATAGTAGCATTTAGCGAAGAAATGCTTTTTAGAGGAGTTCTCCAGACCAATTTAGGGCTACTTCTAAGTTGTCTGCTTTTTGCTATTTTACATTATCGCTATTTATTTAATCCAATTTTATTTGTTAATGTTGTAGTAGTAAGTATTGTTATAGGAGTATTATTTGAAGTAACAGAAAATCTCTGGGTTACAGTAATCATGCATTTTTTTATTGATTTCCTGCTCGGCTGTATTATTCGGTTCAAATTATTTCATAAGCAAACTAGCACATCAAAGTGA